In Amycolatopsis jiangsuensis, the following proteins share a genomic window:
- a CDS encoding DUF3140 domain-containing protein, with the protein MDEELWADFHRVVNMTSRELADWLRTREAGTDEEPLPDQAGSPTGHQVLAVLGKRKSDVDEHDEALMRRVVERVRETRRDDLEPVAGEAHWRRRLMSLGHDPLKPPA; encoded by the coding sequence GTGGACGAGGAACTCTGGGCGGATTTTCACCGCGTGGTGAACATGACCTCGCGGGAACTGGCCGACTGGCTGCGTACCCGGGAGGCCGGGACCGACGAGGAGCCGCTGCCGGATCAGGCGGGAAGCCCGACCGGGCACCAGGTGCTTGCGGTACTGGGCAAGCGCAAGTCGGATGTGGACGAGCACGACGAAGCGCTGATGCGCCGCGTAGTGGAACGGGTCCGCGAAACTCGCCGCGACGATCTGGAGCCGGTCGCGGGCGAAGCGCACTGGCGGCGGCGCCTGATGTCGCTGGGCCACGATCCGCTGAAACCACCGGCGTGA
- a CDS encoding DUF1360 domain-containing protein has product MRKPVLRRVREHYEGDQDRPLVGYLGAMGTYTGLVGVLTLIGRASGASLPRRWSAGDTLLLAAATFKGSRTLAKDAVTSPLRAPFTRFEGSAGEDELNESVPDPGPRHAVGELVSCPFCLDVWVGTVLAAGLVTAPRVTRMALTVLTALAGADVAHLLYDSAKKLAEG; this is encoded by the coding sequence GTGAGGAAACCGGTACTGCGCCGCGTCCGCGAGCACTACGAGGGTGACCAGGACCGCCCGTTGGTGGGTTACCTCGGTGCCATGGGCACCTACACCGGGCTGGTCGGCGTGCTCACCCTGATCGGCCGTGCTTCGGGGGCCTCGCTGCCCCGGCGCTGGAGCGCGGGGGACACGCTGCTGCTGGCCGCGGCCACTTTCAAGGGCTCCCGCACGCTGGCGAAAGACGCGGTGACGAGTCCGCTGCGCGCGCCGTTCACCCGCTTCGAAGGCTCGGCCGGGGAGGACGAGCTGAACGAGTCGGTGCCGGATCCCGGCCCCCGGCACGCGGTGGGCGAGCTGGTGTCCTGCCCGTTCTGCCTCGACGTGTGGGTCGGCACCGTCCTCGCGGCGGGTCTGGTCACCGCACCCCGGGTGACCCGGATGGCACTCACCGTGCTGACCGCGCTCGCCGGAGCCGACGTGGCGCATCTGCTCTACGACAGCGCGAAGAAGCTCGCGGAAGGCTGA
- a CDS encoding FUSC family protein produces the protein MSRARQLATAAGHRMLGARWAVVQTAVAVSASWYVTHDLLGHPQPFFAPIAAAVSLSASDVLRGQRAVQLMTGVALGIGIGTLVEAVAGTGALAFAVAALVAMYVALAVGGGMFGQGLMFVNQTTASAVLILALHKPGSGTERLVDALIGGGVTVVIGVLLLPADPRRLLREAVRRLFTGLRDALADLAEQLTTDRPLRSEDWELEVGHRIHGDLASLTQARTTARQVVVFAPRRWPLRERVRRSAGHSEQLTLQANAVLSLVRITGAALDRHDRLPPALHDAVTALADACAALANSDDGRAAGAAAEHALQVLEPVGEPTPGYPGAAVYAARACARDLLIAVGYSESRRTS, from the coding sequence ATGAGCCGTGCCAGGCAGCTCGCGACCGCGGCGGGACACCGCATGCTCGGCGCCCGCTGGGCGGTGGTGCAGACCGCGGTCGCGGTGAGCGCTTCGTGGTACGTCACGCACGATCTGCTCGGGCATCCGCAGCCGTTCTTCGCCCCGATCGCGGCCGCTGTCTCGTTGTCGGCCAGCGACGTGCTGCGCGGACAGCGGGCAGTGCAGTTGATGACCGGCGTGGCGCTGGGCATCGGCATCGGCACCCTCGTGGAGGCGGTCGCGGGGACCGGCGCGCTGGCGTTCGCCGTCGCGGCACTGGTCGCGATGTACGTGGCGCTCGCGGTGGGCGGAGGGATGTTCGGGCAGGGACTGATGTTCGTCAACCAGACGACCGCGTCCGCTGTGTTGATCCTGGCACTGCACAAACCCGGGTCCGGGACCGAACGGCTCGTCGACGCACTGATCGGCGGCGGCGTCACCGTGGTGATCGGGGTACTGCTGCTGCCCGCCGATCCACGACGGCTGCTGCGTGAAGCGGTGCGGCGGCTGTTCACCGGGCTGCGCGACGCGCTGGCCGACCTCGCCGAACAGCTCACCACCGACCGTCCGCTCCGCAGCGAGGATTGGGAACTCGAGGTGGGACACCGGATTCACGGCGATCTGGCGTCGCTGACCCAAGCCCGCACGACCGCCCGGCAGGTGGTCGTGTTCGCGCCGCGGAGATGGCCGCTGCGCGAGCGCGTGCGCCGTTCGGCCGGCCACAGCGAGCAGCTGACCTTGCAGGCGAACGCGGTACTGAGCTTGGTGCGCATCACCGGTGCCGCGCTCGACCGTCACGACCGTTTGCCGCCGGCGCTGCACGACGCCGTCACCGCACTGGCCGACGCGTGCGCCGCACTGGCGAACAGCGACGACGGGCGGGCCGCCGGCGCGGCGGCCGAACACGCTCTGCAGGTACTGGAACCGGTTGGCGAGCCCACCCCGGGTTACCCGGGCGCAGCGGTGTACGCCGCCCGCGCCTGCGCACGAGATCTGCTGATCGCAGTCGGATATTCGGAATCAAGGAGGACCTCATGA
- a CDS encoding CocE/NonD family hydrolase — protein MITRALASLPYEIIEDEDVRIPLSDGVRLAARIWRPAGSESLPVPGILEYIPYRKRDLTSVRDSIHHPYLAGHGYACVRVDIRGTGESEGVLADEYLEREQQDAEEVLEWLARQPWCTGRTGMMGISWGGFAALQVAARRPPSLGAIVISSFTDDRFADDMHYMGGCLLSDNIAESGTMFGEATLPPDPALVGPRWREMWLERLENCSLWAEQWLWHQRRDSYWRHASVSEDYSSVQCPVLASSGWADGYSNAVTRLLANLDVPRRGLIGPWSHKYPHLGEPGPAIGYLQEVVRWWDHWLKDADNGAMDGPVLRTWMQESVPPSTSYEDRPGRWIGEPDWPSPRVEPLVHPLARYRLADPGEEVPDERLTVSSPLSVGQFAGKWASYSAPPDLPYDQREEDGGSLVFDTDVLTERCEILGAPTLRLAVSADRPIAMVAARLSDVAPDGRATRVTYGLLNLTHREGHREPQPLVPGEEYSVELELNGVAQAFPAGHRIRLSLSSSYWPLAWPPPEPVTLTVHTGRSGLTLPVRPAVEEQDHGFAEPEGTPPLSTRQVSAPEQRWTVSRDLIGYHSALDVVKNSGTIHYDDIDLDISRDVRERYAWVADDFCSATAETAWTVMFRRGDWSTRSETRTRVSCTPAEFVIDATLDGYEDGRRIVSRNWHRTVPRDLL, from the coding sequence ATGATCACGCGTGCGCTGGCTTCCCTGCCGTATGAGATCATCGAGGATGAGGACGTGCGGATCCCGCTTTCCGACGGGGTCCGTCTCGCCGCGCGCATCTGGCGCCCGGCCGGCTCGGAATCACTGCCGGTGCCCGGAATCCTCGAGTACATCCCGTACCGCAAACGCGACCTGACCTCCGTGCGCGACTCGATCCACCATCCCTATCTCGCCGGGCACGGTTATGCCTGCGTACGGGTGGACATCCGCGGCACCGGCGAATCGGAAGGAGTGCTCGCCGACGAGTACCTGGAACGCGAGCAACAGGACGCCGAAGAAGTCCTCGAGTGGCTCGCGCGGCAGCCGTGGTGCACCGGACGCACCGGGATGATGGGCATTTCCTGGGGCGGGTTCGCCGCGCTGCAGGTCGCCGCGCGGCGACCGCCGAGCCTCGGTGCGATCGTGATCTCGTCGTTCACCGACGACCGGTTCGCCGATGACATGCACTACATGGGCGGGTGCCTGCTCTCGGACAACATCGCCGAGTCCGGCACGATGTTCGGCGAGGCGACGCTGCCGCCCGACCCGGCGCTGGTCGGGCCGCGGTGGCGGGAGATGTGGCTGGAGCGGCTGGAGAACTGCAGCCTGTGGGCCGAACAGTGGCTGTGGCACCAGCGCCGCGACAGCTACTGGCGCCACGCCTCGGTGTCCGAGGACTACAGCTCGGTGCAGTGTCCGGTGCTCGCCTCCAGCGGCTGGGCGGACGGCTACTCCAACGCCGTCACCCGGCTGCTCGCGAACCTGGACGTGCCGCGGCGCGGGCTGATCGGCCCGTGGTCGCACAAGTACCCGCATCTGGGCGAGCCCGGACCGGCCATCGGCTACCTGCAGGAAGTCGTGCGGTGGTGGGACCACTGGCTGAAGGACGCGGACAACGGCGCGATGGACGGGCCGGTGCTGCGGACGTGGATGCAGGAGAGCGTGCCGCCCTCGACGTCCTACGAGGACCGGCCCGGCCGGTGGATCGGCGAACCGGACTGGCCTTCGCCCCGCGTCGAACCACTCGTGCACCCGCTCGCGCGGTACCGGCTGGCCGACCCCGGCGAGGAGGTGCCCGACGAACGGCTGACCGTGTCGTCCCCGTTGTCGGTCGGGCAGTTCGCCGGGAAATGGGCCTCCTACAGCGCCCCTCCGGACCTGCCCTACGACCAGCGTGAGGAGGATGGCGGATCGCTCGTCTTCGACACCGACGTGCTCACCGAGCGCTGTGAAATCCTCGGCGCGCCGACGCTACGACTCGCGGTGTCCGCGGATCGGCCGATCGCGATGGTCGCCGCCCGGCTCTCCGACGTGGCTCCCGATGGCCGCGCGACCCGTGTGACCTACGGCCTGCTCAACCTGACCCACCGCGAGGGGCACCGCGAACCACAGCCGCTGGTCCCCGGCGAGGAGTACTCGGTCGAACTCGAGCTGAACGGGGTGGCGCAGGCCTTTCCGGCCGGGCACCGGATCCGGCTCTCGCTGTCCAGCTCGTACTGGCCGCTGGCCTGGCCGCCGCCCGAGCCGGTCACGTTGACCGTCCACACCGGACGCAGCGGGCTGACCCTGCCGGTGCGGCCCGCCGTCGAGGAGCAGGATCACGGGTTCGCCGAACCGGAGGGCACCCCGCCGCTGAGCACGAGGCAGGTCAGCGCGCCCGAACAGCGCTGGACGGTGTCGCGGGACCTGATCGGCTACCACTCGGCACTGGACGTGGTGAAGAACTCCGGCACCATCCACTACGACGACATCGACCTGGACATCAGCCGGGACGTACGCGAGCGCTACGCCTGGGTGGCCGACGACTTCTGCTCCGCCACCGCGGAAACCGCGTGGACGGTGATGTTCCGGCGGGGGGACTGGAGCACCCGCAGCGAGACCCGGACGCGGGTCAGCTGCACCCCGGCCGAGTTCGTGATCGACGCGACGCTCGACGGGTACGAGGACGGGCGGCGGATCGTCTCGCGAAACTGGCACCGCACCGTCCCGCGTGACCTGCTGTGA
- a CDS encoding zinc-binding dehydrogenase, which translates to MTMRAVVIREFGGPEVLTPTEVEVPEPGPGQVRIRVVAAATNPVEAKIRQGVAMPDLPLPAILGGDVSGVVDAVGPGVADPAVGDEVYCTPELTARQAGYAEYCVVSASIAAPKPRSLGHREAAAIPLAGGTAWEAIVRRLAVRPGETVLVQGGSGGVGTFAVQFAVAAGGRVLATAGPKNQDLLSELGAVAIDYHRDDPAQVTRDETGGHGADAVLDLVGGENLATSCRAARDFGRIATVLPPSGELPDLYQRNQVLHGIMLTRERARLDEMTPVFERGQARPVVTGVLPLDRVRESHEQLDSGHGRGKTVLEVG; encoded by the coding sequence ATGACTATGCGAGCAGTGGTGATCCGCGAATTCGGCGGTCCGGAAGTGCTCACCCCCACCGAGGTGGAGGTGCCCGAGCCTGGCCCGGGCCAGGTGCGGATCCGGGTGGTCGCCGCGGCCACCAACCCGGTCGAGGCCAAGATCCGCCAGGGCGTCGCGATGCCGGATCTCCCGCTCCCGGCGATCCTCGGCGGCGACGTGTCGGGGGTGGTCGACGCGGTCGGCCCCGGCGTGGCGGATCCGGCCGTGGGAGACGAGGTCTATTGCACGCCGGAGCTCACCGCCCGGCAGGCGGGTTATGCCGAGTACTGCGTGGTTTCCGCGTCGATCGCGGCACCGAAACCGCGTTCCCTCGGCCATCGCGAGGCGGCCGCGATCCCGCTCGCCGGCGGTACCGCCTGGGAGGCGATCGTGCGGCGGCTGGCGGTCCGGCCCGGGGAAACCGTTCTGGTGCAAGGAGGTTCCGGCGGGGTCGGGACGTTCGCGGTGCAGTTCGCCGTCGCGGCGGGGGGCAGGGTGCTCGCCACCGCGGGCCCGAAGAACCAGGACCTGCTCAGCGAGCTGGGTGCGGTGGCGATCGACTACCACCGCGACGACCCGGCGCAGGTGACCCGCGACGAGACCGGTGGACACGGCGCGGACGCCGTCCTCGACCTCGTGGGCGGCGAGAACCTGGCGACCAGCTGCCGGGCCGCGCGGGACTTCGGGCGGATCGCGACCGTCCTGCCGCCGTCCGGTGAACTTCCCGATCTGTACCAGCGCAACCAGGTCCTGCACGGGATCATGCTGACCCGCGAACGTGCCCGGCTGGACGAGATGACCCCGGTGTTCGAACGGGGGCAGGCCCGGCCCGTGGTGACCGGAGTCCTGCCGCTCGACCGGGTCCGCGAGTCTCACGAACAGCTCGATTCCGGGCACGGCCGCGGGAAAACCGTTCTGGAAGTCGGCTGA
- a CDS encoding DUF2945 domain-containing protein: MSKEFHRGDRVRWDAGNQSSTGIVEKKITSDTEAGGRHVKASADAPQYLVRSDKSGATAVHHPDKIHPL, encoded by the coding sequence ATGAGCAAGGAATTCCACCGCGGTGACCGCGTCCGCTGGGACGCCGGAAACCAGAGTTCCACCGGTATCGTGGAAAAGAAGATCACCAGTGACACCGAAGCGGGTGGCCGGCACGTCAAGGCCTCCGCCGACGCTCCCCAGTACCTCGTCCGCAGCGACAAGTCCGGCGCCACCGCCGTGCACCATCCGGACAAGATTCATCCGCTCTGA
- a CDS encoding SDR family NAD(P)-dependent oxidoreductase gives MDNPFAVVTGASSGIGLALAGKLAGKGFDLVLAAEDDELEGAAARVRGRGTRVTAVRVDLAGAAGVEELVRRIGDRPVDVLVLNAGVGIDGEFAGATTLEDQLKVVDLNVRSPVHLAKRLLPGMVDRGSGRVLVTSSTAATAPGPYQAVYSASKAFLSSFAEAVRGEVAERGVAVTTVLPGPVDTEFFERADMTDTKIGQGPKDTAETIAEAGYAALMSGEDKVVPGAVKNKLQAVGSRVLPDKVKAKAQGRMMEPGSGES, from the coding sequence ATGGACAATCCGTTCGCCGTCGTCACCGGTGCCTCCAGCGGGATCGGACTGGCGCTGGCCGGAAAGCTCGCCGGCAAGGGTTTCGACCTGGTTCTCGCCGCGGAGGACGACGAGCTCGAAGGAGCCGCCGCCCGGGTCCGCGGTCGCGGGACGCGGGTCACCGCGGTCCGGGTCGATCTCGCCGGGGCCGCGGGCGTCGAGGAGCTGGTGCGCCGGATCGGCGACCGCCCGGTCGACGTCCTGGTGTTGAACGCGGGGGTCGGCATCGACGGCGAGTTCGCCGGTGCCACCACGCTGGAGGACCAGCTGAAGGTCGTGGACCTCAACGTCCGGTCCCCGGTCCACCTCGCCAAACGGCTGCTGCCGGGCATGGTGGACCGCGGCAGCGGCCGGGTGCTGGTCACCTCGTCGACCGCGGCCACCGCGCCGGGTCCGTACCAGGCGGTGTACTCGGCTTCGAAGGCGTTCCTGTCCTCGTTCGCCGAAGCGGTCCGCGGCGAGGTCGCCGAGCGCGGCGTCGCCGTTACGACAGTGCTGCCCGGCCCGGTCGACACGGAGTTCTTCGAGCGCGCGGACATGACCGACACCAAGATCGGCCAAGGCCCGAAGGACACCGCCGAGACAATTGCCGAAGCCGGATATGCCGCACTGATGTCCGGCGAGGACAAGGTCGTTCCCGGTGCGGTGAAGAACAAGCTGCAAGCCGTCGGCAGCCGGGTGCTGCCGGACAAGGTGAAGGCGAAGGCGCAGGGACGCATGATGGAGCCCGGATCGGGGGAGTCGTGA
- a CDS encoding DUF4383 domain-containing protein encodes MTTTAVRRTPRQLVAAVVGVVFLLVGVLGFVPGVTTDYDLLAGAGHHSGALLFGLFGVSVLHNLVHLAFGVAGLALARTPAGARNFLLVGGVIYLLLWLYGLIIDQDSAANFVPVNSADNWLHLGLAVGMILLGVLPMGARHPEAR; translated from the coding sequence ATGACCACCACCGCGGTCCGGCGTACGCCGCGCCAGCTGGTCGCCGCCGTCGTCGGAGTGGTGTTCCTGCTCGTCGGCGTGCTCGGCTTCGTCCCCGGCGTCACCACGGACTACGACCTGCTCGCCGGCGCGGGCCACCATTCCGGTGCCCTGCTGTTCGGCCTGTTCGGCGTCTCGGTCCTGCACAACCTCGTGCACCTCGCGTTCGGCGTCGCCGGGCTCGCGCTGGCGCGCACTCCGGCCGGAGCTCGGAACTTCCTGCTCGTCGGTGGCGTGATCTACCTGCTGCTGTGGCTGTACGGGCTGATCATCGACCAGGACAGCGCCGCCAACTTCGTCCCGGTCAACAGCGCCGACAACTGGCTGCACCTGGGCCTGGCCGTCGGCATGATCCTGCTCGGCGTGCTCCCGATGGGCGCCCGTCATCCGGAGGCACGATGA
- a CDS encoding FAD-dependent oxidoreductase, with translation MTTTAEQSLWLDTARGTPREPLSGRERAGVVVIGGGIAGLTTALLLARRGEDVAVVEAGRVAEGASGNNTAKVTALQSTVYSTLEREHGTSTAAGYAAAARAGVELLATLAEPIDCGLRRASAATFALTTSERETVRAEYQAAQRAGLPVEWSATLDLPVPVHGAVRLPGQIELHPVDYVRGLADAVVAEGGRVYENSRVRHVGATSPYRVRTDHGVLSAGTVVVATHYPLLDRGLFFPRLEVQRSYCIAAALRSGSPPGELAISAGSPVWSFAAHGGKLILGGQGHPAGDRIGFERYTELSEFAARHFDIGEVTHRWSAQDPKSYDSVPVAGPYFPGAQRMWVATGFGKWGLAMGTVAATVIADGITGSLNPHRELFSPQRFSPRSAPSLLRQNAKVAKDLVGDRLAPAEAKTTDDIAVDQARVLPDGRGRKGVYRDREGGLHAVSMRCTHLGCFVRFNAAERSWDCPCHGSRFDVDGAVLEGPATEPLPRRQP, from the coding sequence ATGACCACCACCGCCGAACAGTCACTGTGGCTCGACACCGCCCGTGGCACGCCGCGAGAGCCGTTGAGCGGCCGGGAACGCGCCGGTGTCGTGGTCATCGGCGGCGGGATCGCGGGACTGACCACCGCGCTGCTGCTCGCCCGCCGCGGCGAGGACGTGGCCGTGGTCGAAGCCGGCCGGGTGGCCGAGGGAGCCAGCGGCAACAACACCGCCAAGGTCACCGCACTCCAGTCCACTGTGTACTCGACGCTGGAGCGCGAGCACGGGACCTCGACCGCCGCCGGTTACGCGGCTGCCGCGCGAGCCGGCGTCGAACTGCTGGCGACCCTCGCCGAGCCGATCGACTGCGGGCTGCGCCGGGCATCCGCCGCGACCTTCGCGCTCACCACCTCGGAACGGGAAACGGTGCGTGCCGAGTACCAGGCGGCGCAGCGCGCCGGTCTGCCGGTCGAGTGGAGTGCGACGCTGGACCTGCCGGTACCCGTGCACGGCGCGGTCCGGCTGCCCGGGCAGATCGAGCTGCATCCGGTCGACTACGTCCGCGGCCTCGCCGACGCCGTCGTGGCCGAGGGCGGCCGGGTCTACGAGAACAGCCGGGTCCGGCACGTCGGTGCCACCTCGCCGTACCGAGTCCGCACCGACCACGGCGTGCTCTCGGCCGGCACCGTGGTCGTCGCGACCCACTATCCTCTCCTCGACCGCGGATTGTTCTTCCCACGCCTGGAAGTGCAGCGCTCCTACTGCATCGCCGCCGCGCTGCGGTCCGGCTCGCCGCCGGGGGAACTCGCGATCAGCGCGGGAAGTCCGGTGTGGTCGTTCGCCGCCCACGGGGGCAAGCTGATCCTGGGCGGGCAGGGGCATCCGGCCGGTGATCGGATCGGGTTCGAGCGCTACACGGAGCTGAGCGAGTTCGCCGCGCGGCACTTCGACATCGGCGAAGTCACGCACCGGTGGTCGGCACAGGACCCGAAGAGTTACGACAGCGTCCCGGTGGCCGGACCGTACTTCCCGGGCGCGCAGCGGATGTGGGTCGCGACCGGATTCGGCAAATGGGGCCTGGCGATGGGCACCGTGGCGGCGACGGTGATCGCCGACGGAATCACCGGCTCACTCAACCCGCACCGCGAACTCTTCTCACCGCAGCGGTTCTCGCCTCGGTCGGCGCCCAGCCTGCTCCGGCAGAACGCGAAGGTCGCCAAGGACCTCGTCGGCGACCGGCTCGCCCCGGCCGAGGCGAAGACCACCGACGACATCGCGGTCGACCAGGCACGGGTACTGCCGGACGGCCGAGGCCGCAAGGGGGTGTACCGGGACCGTGAAGGTGGCCTGCACGCGGTGTCGATGCGCTGCACTCACCTCGGCTGCTTCGTGCGGTTCAACGCCGCCGAACGCAGCTGGGACTGCCCCTGCCACGGATCCCGGTTCGACGTGGACGGCGCCGTGCTGGAAGGGCCCGCGACCGAACCGCTGCCCCGGCGGCAACCGTGA
- a CDS encoding DUF3040 domain-containing protein yields the protein MLDDQDLRALRRLEDGLPPAPARHLLAARAERIPWRAVILLADLTAVLTFVTGVVAADGALGFFGFLALCALVLVHSRCMKGFPHRARGHTT from the coding sequence ATGCTGGACGACCAAGACCTGCGTGCCCTGCGACGGCTGGAGGACGGGCTGCCGCCCGCACCGGCTCGGCACCTGCTCGCTGCCCGGGCCGAACGCATTCCCTGGCGCGCCGTCATCCTGCTGGCCGACCTCACCGCCGTGCTCACCTTCGTGACCGGCGTGGTGGCCGCCGACGGCGCGCTCGGATTCTTCGGCTTTCTCGCGCTGTGCGCGCTCGTGCTCGTGCATTCCCGGTGCATGAAGGGATTCCCCCACCGCGCCCGAGGACACACCACCTGA
- a CDS encoding SRPBCC family protein: MIEVSRTMPVPAEAVYEVLSDGWSYAGWVVGSCHIRDVDERWPAAGARIHHSVGMWPLQLEDTTTVRAVDPGKSLELEAQGGALGTADIVVTLTPYGTEETVVRMAEAARGGIGGFIPESMQALLLKPRNEESLARLSALALGRAR; encoded by the coding sequence ATGATCGAGGTCAGCCGGACCATGCCGGTGCCGGCGGAAGCGGTGTACGAGGTCCTGTCGGACGGCTGGTCCTATGCCGGCTGGGTGGTGGGCAGCTGCCACATCCGTGACGTCGACGAGCGCTGGCCCGCGGCAGGCGCGCGTATCCACCACAGCGTCGGAATGTGGCCGTTGCAGCTCGAGGACACCACGACGGTGCGCGCGGTCGACCCCGGGAAGTCACTCGAACTGGAAGCGCAGGGCGGCGCGCTCGGCACCGCCGACATCGTGGTCACGCTCACCCCGTACGGAACGGAGGAAACCGTGGTGCGCATGGCCGAGGCAGCCCGCGGCGGGATCGGTGGCTTCATCCCGGAGAGCATGCAGGCCCTGCTGCTCAAACCGCGCAACGAGGAATCGCTCGCACGGCTTTCGGCGCTCGCGCTCGGCCGCGCTCGATGA
- a CDS encoding SPW repeat domain-containing protein encodes MKRAVAAGLDPGDRKLRESRLTLGAELLAGAWLIVAAFVFTYAFTLAGDTGFWNTLVCGVVVAAVALIRLVQPDRARLLGVVNVLIAAWLIVSPFAFGYPKEGHRDALRTDSLIVGILLAIVAVISLTVAVRRRRGDFPRSEG; translated from the coding sequence ATGAAGAGGGCCGTGGCCGCCGGGCTCGATCCCGGTGACCGGAAACTACGCGAGAGCCGGCTGACCCTCGGTGCGGAACTGCTGGCCGGAGCCTGGCTGATCGTCGCCGCGTTCGTGTTCACCTACGCCTTCACCCTGGCCGGCGACACCGGGTTCTGGAACACCCTCGTCTGCGGCGTGGTCGTCGCGGCCGTGGCGCTGATCCGGCTCGTCCAGCCCGACCGCGCACGCCTGCTGGGCGTGGTGAACGTCCTGATCGCCGCCTGGCTGATCGTCTCCCCGTTCGCCTTCGGTTACCCGAAAGAGGGCCACCGCGACGCGCTGCGCACCGATTCCTTGATCGTCGGCATCCTGCTGGCCATCGTCGCGGTCATCTCGCTGACGGTCGCGGTGCGCCGCCGGCGCGGCGACTTCCCGCGCTCCGAGGGCTGA
- a CDS encoding phytoene desaturase family protein: MHTADAIVIGAGHNGLVAANLLADEGWDVVVLEEQPGPGGALRTEEITAPGFRSDLCAAFFPLGAASPVLDGLDLAEHGLRWLHAPDALAHVFPDDRCAVLSRDLDRTAESVARFAPGDEQSWRGLFQQWQGLREEFLDALFTPFPPVRAGTRLLRRTGTAEAVRLARMLTLPARRFARERFDGEGARLLLSGNAAHSDLSVDNAGSAVFGWLLGMLAQDVGFPVPEGGAGELVAVLVRRLESKGGSVHCGVPVTEVLVAAGKAVGVRCADGEPIRARKAVLADVPAPALYGELVAPEWLPSRLLADLKVFEWDSATVKVDWALSGPIPWTAQEAHGAGTVHLGCDETGLSAFGAALARDEVPEQPFLLLGQMTTADASRSPAGTEAVWAYTHVPRGRDRATVQRQAERVEAAVEHNAPGFRDLILARHVQGPEELAGHDANLVGGAINAGTTAIHQELFFRPVPGLGRSDTPVDRLFLAGATAHPGGAVHGGPGANAARAALARDHLLGSGYAAVIRAANRAVYG, translated from the coding sequence GTGCACACCGCCGACGCGATCGTCATCGGGGCCGGGCACAACGGGCTGGTCGCCGCGAACCTGCTGGCCGACGAGGGCTGGGACGTCGTCGTGCTCGAGGAGCAACCCGGCCCCGGCGGTGCCCTGCGCACCGAAGAGATCACCGCACCCGGGTTCCGCTCCGACCTGTGTGCCGCGTTCTTCCCGCTCGGCGCCGCTTCTCCGGTGCTCGATGGGCTCGACCTGGCCGAGCACGGCCTGCGCTGGCTGCATGCTCCCGACGCGCTGGCGCACGTGTTCCCGGACGACCGCTGCGCGGTGCTCTCGCGGGACCTCGACCGCACCGCCGAATCGGTCGCCCGGTTCGCGCCCGGCGACGAGCAGTCGTGGCGCGGTCTTTTCCAGCAGTGGCAAGGACTTCGCGAGGAATTCCTCGATGCGTTGTTCACCCCGTTCCCGCCGGTGCGGGCCGGCACGCGGCTCCTGCGGCGCACCGGGACCGCGGAGGCGGTGCGGCTCGCCCGGATGCTCACGTTGCCCGCCCGCCGCTTCGCGCGCGAACGCTTCGACGGCGAGGGAGCGCGCCTGTTGCTGTCCGGGAACGCCGCGCACAGCGATCTGTCCGTCGACAACGCGGGCAGTGCCGTTTTCGGCTGGCTGCTCGGGATGCTCGCGCAGGACGTCGGGTTCCCGGTGCCCGAGGGAGGAGCCGGCGAGCTGGTGGCCGTGCTGGTGCGCCGGCTGGAGTCCAAGGGTGGATCTGTCCACTGTGGAGTACCAGTGACCGAGGTGCTGGTCGCCGCCGGCAAGGCAGTCGGCGTGCGGTGCGCGGACGGGGAGCCGATCCGGGCGCGCAAGGCGGTACTGGCCGATGTGCCGGCCCCGGCACTGTACGGCGAACTCGTCGCGCCGGAGTGGCTGCCTTCGCGGTTGCTGGCGGATCTGAAGGTCTTCGAGTGGGACAGCGCGACGGTGAAGGTCGACTGGGCGTTGTCCGGGCCGATTCCCTGGACCGCGCAGGAGGCACACGGCGCGGGCACCGTGCACCTCGGCTGTGACGAGACCGGGCTGTCGGCCTTCGGCGCGGCGCTGGCGCGTGACGAGGTGCCGGAGCAGCCCTTCCTGCTACTGGGGCAGATGACCACCGCGGACGCGTCCCGGTCGCCGGCGGGGACCGAAGCGGTCTGGGCCTACACCCACGTCCCCCGCGGGCGTGATCGCGCGACAGTGCAGCGGCAGGCCGAACGCGTCGAGGCGGCCGTCGAGCACAACGCGCCAGGGTTTCGCGACCTGATTCTCGCCCGACACGTGCAGGGCCCGGAAGAGCTGGCCGGACACGACGCGAATCTGGTCGGCGGCGCCATCAACGCCGGAACCACGGCCATTCATCAGGAGCTGTTCTTCCGCCCGGTCCCGGGGCTCGGCCGCTCGGACACGCCGGTGGACCGGCTGTTCCTCGCCGGTGCGACAGCGCATCCGGGTGGTGCGGTGCACGGCGGGCCCGGCGCGAACGCGGCACGCGCGGCGCTGGCACGAGACCACCTGCTGGGCAGCGGCTACGCGGCGGTGATCAGGGCGGCGAACCGGGCGGTGTACGGCTGA